One Janthinobacterium sp. TB1-E2 genomic region harbors:
- the cyoD gene encoding cytochrome o ubiquinol oxidase subunit IV: MSDHHTHGDSHHHDNHDHGSLKSYTIGFILSVILTAIPFWLVMTKAITNSGTMGLVLLAFAAVQVVVHMVYFLHMNTKSEGGWNMMALIFTIMIVGIAMAGSLWVMYHMNHNMMPDLMPEYMHTKTAP, translated from the coding sequence ATGAGCGACCACCACACACACGGCGATAGCCACCACCATGACAACCACGATCATGGCAGCCTGAAAAGCTACACGATCGGTTTCATCCTGTCGGTGATCCTGACGGCCATTCCTTTCTGGCTGGTGATGACGAAAGCCATCACCAACTCGGGCACCATGGGCCTGGTCCTGCTGGCGTTCGCGGCTGTTCAAGTGGTGGTACACATGGTGTACTTCCTGCACATGAACACCAAGTCCGAAGGCGGCTGGAACATGATGGCGCTGATCTTCACCATCATGATCGTGGGCATTGCCATGGCCGGCTCCCTGTGGGTCATGTACCACATGAACCACAACATGATGCCGGATCTGATGCCTGAGTACATGCATACGAAAACGGCTCCATGA
- a CDS encoding SURF1 family protein, with protein MMSNTRPSNTGRAPGAASQDAAPGPRGMAVRYALALLAGILFAGFCALGTWQVKRLFWKLDLIERVEQRVHAPATDAPGPAAWASITQQTDEYRHVRLSGTYLPIFNTLVQATTALGSGYWLMTPLRLADGSTVLVNRGFVPKREGIAASTPAGIVHVDGLLRVSETGGGFLRENSPATQHWYSRDVAAIGASHMLTNVAPYFVDAKAKSETASDAPVGGLTVISFHNNHLVYALTWFALALMVAGITWWIVREDKRRRARRRAGTQESDHAGQD; from the coding sequence ATGATGAGTAATACGCGCCCAAGCAACACCGGGCGCGCCCCTGGCGCCGCATCGCAAGATGCCGCGCCAGGCCCACGCGGCATGGCTGTGCGCTACGCATTGGCCTTGCTGGCGGGGATCTTGTTTGCCGGTTTCTGTGCCTTGGGCACCTGGCAAGTCAAGCGCCTGTTCTGGAAGCTTGACCTGATCGAGCGCGTCGAACAACGCGTACATGCGCCCGCAACGGACGCACCTGGACCCGCAGCCTGGGCCAGCATCACGCAGCAAACGGATGAATACCGCCATGTGCGACTCTCCGGTACCTATCTCCCCATTTTCAATACCCTGGTGCAAGCAACGACGGCACTGGGCAGCGGTTACTGGCTGATGACGCCCTTGCGTCTGGCCGATGGCAGCACCGTGCTGGTCAACCGCGGCTTCGTGCCGAAACGCGAAGGCATCGCCGCCAGCACGCCGGCCGGCATCGTGCACGTCGACGGCTTGCTGCGCGTCAGCGAAACGGGCGGCGGTTTTCTGCGCGAAAACAGTCCTGCCACGCAGCACTGGTATTCGCGCGACGTGGCCGCCATCGGCGCCTCGCACATGCTGACCAACGTGGCGCCATATTTTGTCGACGCAAAGGCCAAATCGGAAACGGCCAGCGACGCTCCCGTCGGCGGCCTGACCGTGATTTCCTTCCACAACAACCACCTCGTGTACGCCCTGACGTGGTTCGCGCTGGCCCTGATGGTGGCCGGCATCACGTGGTGGATCGTGCGCGAAGACAAGCGCCGCCGCGCGCGCCGTCGCGCCGGCACGCAAGAGAGTGACCATGCCGGGCAGGATTGA
- a CDS encoding response regulator transcription factor: MQDDRLLLIVEDDAAFARTLGRSFERRGYQVILATNFDEASALLEQHCPDYAVVDLKLNGNTSGLACVQMLHQHDPDMLIVVLTGYASIGTAVEAIKLGACQYLAKPSNTDDIEAAFGHVAGNADIELTNRATNIKTLEWERIHEMLAETDFNISETARRLGMHRRTLARKLEKQRVK, from the coding sequence ATGCAGGATGACCGTCTGTTACTGATCGTGGAAGACGATGCCGCGTTTGCCCGCACCCTGGGCCGCTCGTTCGAACGGCGCGGCTACCAGGTCATCCTGGCCACCAATTTCGACGAAGCGAGCGCCTTGCTCGAGCAGCATTGCCCCGACTATGCCGTCGTCGATTTGAAGTTGAATGGGAACACCTCGGGCCTGGCCTGCGTGCAGATGCTGCACCAGCATGACCCGGACATGCTGATCGTCGTGCTGACCGGCTACGCCAGCATCGGCACGGCCGTCGAAGCCATCAAACTGGGCGCCTGCCAGTACCTGGCGAAACCGTCGAACACGGACGACATCGAAGCGGCCTTTGGCCACGTGGCCGGCAATGCCGACATCGAACTGACGAACCGCGCTACCAACATCAAGACCCTGGAATGGGAACGCATCCACGAAATGCTGGCCGAGACGGATTTCAATATCTCGGAAACGGCCCGCCGCCTCGGCATGCACCGGCGTACATTGGCGCGCAAGCTGGAAAAGCAGCGGGTGAAATAA
- a CDS encoding ATP-binding protein yields the protein MPGRIEILPNREVLERGAVAAEMEHPAGHQNMKLLIQLRWLAVIGQISTIFGVGVGLGIALPVPYMLEVLSCLIAFNLASLLRWHERQPVSNTALFLALLVDVTVLTAQLYLSGGISNPFAFLYLLQVILSAVLLEVWSTWIMVAITSLCLAGLALLPGPLILPIDPERGFSSLYVQGLLICFILNAALLVVFITRINRNQRAGDAKVADLRQRAAEEEHIIRMGLLASGAAHELGTPLATLSVILGDWRRMPELSKNSELLEEITEMQAQLQRCKSIVSGILLSAGEARGESSVKTTINTFLNDLVDEWRTSRPIQDFEYDNRIEHDVPVVFDSTLKQTICNVLDNALEASPEWLRFEATREADALHLVITDAGPGFEPSMLTHLGKPYQSSKGKPGGGLGLFLVVNVARTLGGTVTARNRVQGGAVVHLALPLAAIKLERESDHHAG from the coding sequence ATGCCGGGCAGGATTGAAATCCTGCCCAACCGCGAAGTGCTAGAGCGCGGTGCGGTGGCGGCCGAGATGGAACATCCGGCCGGCCACCAGAACATGAAGCTGCTGATCCAGCTGCGCTGGCTGGCCGTGATCGGCCAGATCAGCACCATCTTCGGTGTGGGCGTGGGGCTGGGCATCGCCTTGCCCGTGCCCTACATGCTCGAAGTGCTGTCCTGCCTCATCGCCTTCAATCTGGCCAGCCTGTTGCGCTGGCACGAACGCCAGCCCGTCTCCAACACGGCGTTGTTCCTCGCGCTGCTGGTCGACGTCACCGTGCTGACGGCCCAGCTCTACCTGAGCGGCGGCATCAGCAACCCGTTTGCCTTCCTGTACTTACTGCAAGTCATCCTCAGCGCCGTCCTGCTGGAAGTGTGGTCGACGTGGATCATGGTCGCCATCACGAGCCTGTGCCTGGCCGGCCTGGCCTTGCTGCCCGGCCCCTTGATCCTGCCGATCGACCCCGAGCGGGGCTTTTCCAGCCTGTACGTGCAGGGCTTGCTGATCTGTTTCATCCTGAACGCCGCCTTGCTCGTGGTGTTCATCACGCGCATCAACCGCAACCAGCGCGCCGGCGACGCCAAGGTGGCGGACTTGCGCCAGCGCGCGGCGGAAGAAGAGCACATCATCCGCATGGGCTTGCTGGCATCGGGCGCCGCGCACGAGCTGGGCACGCCGCTGGCGACCCTGTCCGTCATCCTCGGCGACTGGCGCCGCATGCCGGAACTGAGCAAGAACAGCGAATTGCTGGAAGAAATTACGGAAATGCAGGCCCAGTTGCAGCGCTGCAAGAGCATCGTCAGCGGCATTTTATTGTCCGCGGGCGAGGCGCGCGGGGAATCTTCCGTGAAAACGACGATCAATACCTTCCTCAACGACCTAGTCGACGAGTGGCGCACCAGCCGCCCGATCCAGGATTTCGAGTACGATAACCGCATCGAGCACGACGTGCCCGTCGTCTTCGATTCAACCCTGAAACAGACCATCTGCAATGTGCTCGACAATGCGCTGGAAGCGTCGCCCGAGTGGCTGCGTTTCGAAGCGACGCGCGAAGCGGACGCCTTGCACCTGGTCATTACCGATGCGGGACCCGGCTTCGAGCCGTCGATGCTGACGCACCTGGGCAAGCCATATCAAAGCAGCAAGGGCAAGCCCGGCGGCGGCCTCGGTTTGTTCCTGGTGGTCAATGTCGCGCGTACCCTGGGCGGCACGGTGACGGCACGCAACCGGGTGCAGGGCGGGGCGGTGGTGCACCTGGCCTTGCCGCTGGCGGCCATCAAACTGGAAAGAGAAAGCGACCACCATGCAGGATGA
- the cyoC gene encoding cytochrome o ubiquinol oxidase subunit III has product MSDTIAHNTGAAGAAPSTRSYFVREHHPENGSLLGFWLYLMSDCLIFACLFATYAVVGRSYADGPTGAALFDLPLVAVNTAMLLLSSITYGFAMLAMQRKQLRSTLVWLGITGLFGLAFLSLEMYEFIHLIHEGAGPQRSAFLSSFFALVGTHGLHVTFGVIWLVTLMFQLNKHGLTPENGRRMMCLSLFWHFLDVIWIGVFTFVYLMGVLP; this is encoded by the coding sequence ATGTCTGATACCATCGCCCATAACACCGGCGCCGCTGGCGCCGCACCAAGCACGCGCAGCTACTTTGTGCGCGAGCACCACCCGGAAAACGGCAGCCTGCTGGGTTTCTGGCTCTACCTGATGAGCGATTGCCTGATCTTCGCCTGTCTGTTCGCCACGTACGCCGTGGTCGGCCGCAGCTACGCGGACGGCCCGACGGGCGCCGCGCTGTTCGACCTGCCGCTGGTGGCCGTCAACACGGCCATGCTGCTGCTGTCGTCGATCACCTACGGCTTCGCCATGCTGGCCATGCAGCGCAAGCAATTGCGCAGCACCCTGGTCTGGCTGGGCATCACGGGCCTGTTCGGCCTGGCCTTCCTGTCGCTGGAAATGTATGAATTCATTCATCTGATCCACGAAGGTGCCGGTCCGCAGCGCAGCGCGTTCCTGTCGTCGTTCTTCGCCCTGGTCGGTACCCACGGCTTGCACGTGACGTTCGGCGTGATCTGGCTCGTGACCTTGATGTTCCAGTTGAACAAGCATGGCCTGACCCCGGAAAACGGCCGCCGCATGATGTGCCTGTCGCTGTTCTGGCACTTCCTGGACGTCATCTGGATCGGCGTCTTCACCTTTGTCTACCTGATGGGAGTGCTGCCATGA